The sequence ATACGAATGTAGCCTTGGATTTGAGAAATTTTGATTAAGAACTGAAATGGTGTACAATCCTTTCGTTACATTCCTCACGTGTAATCATGCATTAAGGGTAATGATCAGCTATTTTTAGCCTTTTGATTTGGTGGTGATTTGGATGTgatttttttagatttcaaagaagaaaaagatgaatggTTAAGATTTTGTGTATGGGAAGTCCAAATTTGGTGGAACCCACCTCAATAGTTGGCAGATGATTCCggtaatttgatttcaaaatgcTCACGTCAAAAAATGGTACCTTCCTTGCTTATATTTTCCTTAAAGAAAATGACTCTCAACTTGttgtcttccatttttaatttaaaaaagaaataaaaaaagattcaGTCCCACCCTCAACCCTCCATTTTGATGATAAGGCGCTACATGTGTGGTAACTTTGGACTAGAGGGGATCTTCATTCTTTCCATCCACttacaatgcaaaaataaataaatggttaaacaaataaaaaaaagaccTAGAAAATGACAATCACTTGTTTGCACGTTTGGGTTTCATTTGGAGTTCATCTAGCTTGCATGTAAGTTTCATTTGAGGTCTATTTAAGGAGGCTTAAGGCTGGTGTTTCTAACTCAGGAACAAAGGCAAAGTAGGGTGGCATCCACAGTGTTGCTGGTTTACTTTCCCAACCCTCCTCACCACCAACTCTctccttaacatttttcttgCACCAACTTGAAATCTCACCCCAAATAAACCACAACAATGGCCCCAGGAGTGCCCGCAGATGTGTTTACAGCCGGCGGAAAGGTTTCCACCCTCAACGCAGGCTACTCAAAGGGGGCCTACGTCACATTTTTAGCTGGAAACGGGGACTATGTGAAAGGTGTTGTTGGGTTGGCTAAGGGTTTGCGCAAGGTGAAGAGCGCGTACCCTCTTGTGGTTGCAATGTTGCCGGATGTGCCTGAGGAGCACCGTGAGATCTTAAAGTCTCAGGGCTGCATAATTCGTGAGATTGAGCCCATCTACCCTCCTGAGAACCAAATCCAGTTTGCAATGGCATACTACGTCATCAACTATTCCAAACTCCGTATTTGGAATGTAAGTAAAGTCatactttaattttatgttGCATACTTATTATATGCTTTCCTATAATTAAATCAGATGTATTAGTACGTACTACTTGTTTGACAAAGTTTGTTGTACTAAACATATATGCTGTAAATTAAACAATGCATGCAGTTCGAGGAATACAGCAAGATGGTGTATTTGGATGCTGATATCCAAGTTTACGACAACATAGACCACCTTATGGACGCCCCGGACGGCTACTTTTACGCGGTAATGGACTGCTTCTGTGAGAAGACATGGAGTCACACTCCCCAGTACTCCGTCGGCTACTGCCAGCAGTGCCCGGACAAGGTGACTTGGCCCGCTGAGATGGGTTCACCTCCACCTTTGTACTTCAACGCTGGGATGTTCGTCTTTGAGCCTAGCCGTTTGACTTATGAAAGCCTTCTCCATACTCTACGGATCACTCCTCCGACCGCCTTTGCCGAGCAAGTGAGTCTCATAATTTTTACTTAACCATAATTTTCATGATTAAAGCAAACATACATGCAAATATAGCgatctatatgtatatatatgccACCATCACCAGGGATAATTTTAATAagctgatgatgatgatgatgatgatgatgagcaGTTAAGTGGTTTTgattaaatttagaatttaatagGGATTACTGTAAAATCATTAGCATGAGCATCATTctacaaggagaagaataaagagaaaaagtggAAAGCAAACATAGTAAACTGCTTTTATATGAAGTAAGCCACAAATCTTATGTGCTTCTGACATTCAAAGTACTTGCGTATTCGTGGAATATAGGATTTCTTGAACATGTTCTTCCAACACATGTACAAGCCCATCCCTCTCGTATACAACTTGGTTCTAGCAATGCTGTGGCGCCACCCGGAGAACGTTGAGCTCGACCAGGTCAAGGTGGTGCACTACTGTGCTGCTGTAAGTCTACTCCTCATCCATTTAagctaaattaaattaaaacatggggTTATCTTTTCAATTTCTTAGTTCTCTAAATTAtaatcttctattttctttgcaTAAAAAATAGGGATCAAAGCCATGGAGATACACTGGGAAAGAAGCAAACATGGAGAGAGAGGACATCAAGATGTTGGTAGCCAAATGGTGGGACATTTACAATGATAAGTCTCTGGATTTCAAGGCTGAGGACAGTGTTCCAGAGGGAGAAGGATTCTCTAGGCCATCGATCATGGCTTCCATGCCTGAGCCTGCAATCTCCTATATTCCCGCACCCTCTGCTGCTTGAAGATCACAAATCTTTAGGAGAGAGTGTATTGAAGCTCAGGGTGTGATCTatctctttttctatttaataccTTTTCCAAAGGCTacttggtcttttttttttctttttttctttttttcttttttctcggACTTAACAAATATACTgagaaactatatatatatatgtatctgAAGTCATGCTTATGCTTATGCCAAAGCAAAAGAACGTACAACCTTTGTCTTGGAAGTATATATAGCTAATAGTTTGTGACTTGGCCTATGGCTTTGTTTCTCCCCTTCAAATTCCATGGCACCTCTGTCTTACAATatctccaaaaataaaaattacaaaataaaaaaactcagTCCATGGAATACTTTCAAGTGAAAAGATATTTGTAAACATCCAATAAtagaattataagaatatttttgtaCTAATCAAATTGAATGGTCAAGACTACTCTTGAAATTAATTGGCAATTTCCATTTCATGTGCTTTAATGTCTTCGCTTTCTTTCCAGACTATTAAACaaggcaaataaaaaatataattaaaatgtacTAGATGGTAGGAGTCCAATTACGCACCATCCACATTGCCAGGGGCATGGATCCAAAGATCATTGTGAAATTGGGGAGGTGGAAGAGGCCTCCATCAAGATGTGTGGTGTGGATGCGACAATCGTCATACCATACACCTGGCAACCTTCTGATAGGTCAGGATTACTCTGCCATAgccatcaaaataaaatagataatcCACCACCTCTATTGGATCCTTGCTGATGAGTGATAAGATTCCCGGATGAATAGTGAACGGTGGGAACGAGAGGAAAGCTATCGCTAACCACCCCCTACTGTGTGGATGGTGGTGGAAACATCTATGACTATATTTACAATTCCACACAATTCCGCAACAAAGGGAGAAAAAGCAGGTAAAGTAGTTGGAAATTTTACCTCCATTTATCTCCACAGCCAAACATAGCAACAGTGAATGTATTCTGCTGCAATCTTCCAACAattcattgaataaaaaaataaagagtagTCTTTATGATGTAAGCCAAATAGAAAAGGCAGTGGATGttgaaaatggtggatgaccaACACCACTTAAATTTCGCATCCAACTGGTAAAATCAAACCTAAATATATGCATGGAAAATTGGGccacatcaatttatttttggCCTTTTGAATTTGATAGCAGAAGGCAAGATGGGAAGTCACATTACACACCCTCCATTCAAGTGCACAGATAAAGGGAACCACACCTGTAAACCTGTAATACCCCCGGATTATGCCAATTGAAAGGTACCAAGGAAGATACCAGGAATCGTAGTCTACAATGGAAATCTATTGTTTGTTGGGGTTTGGGCCCTTTTCATTAtattctttcctttgattttcttAATGTGCCTTACTGCATGTCATAAAGTTTATGACATTCACAGTTGATTTACAATCAAGTCCTCCTTCATTACCAATTCTGTAATTCAAACAGTCCTAAACCGCAAAATCATATAATTAAGGCCCAGTTGACATAATTCAGGAAAATGATGTAACAGAGAGGAGCTTTGAGAGGCTCAAATCCATCTTCTGTCACGAGCTCTAGTTTGCAAGCCCAGCAGTAAGAAACCGTGCTGGGGCAAACTAGAGACCAGGGTTATATGTAAGAACAATTTTCCATGCAGATAACAGAGGCATATTCAATTTATCATGAGGTAGAattcatcaaaatattcatGGGAGCTGACAGAATGCAAGACTAAGAGATTCCTTTGCTCATGGATAGAACAAATTAAAGGCTTCCTCACCTTCGTATTCTTTGGCTTGGAGGTCTTGTTCCTGGATGCAgtcattttcaaaaagaaaagatggaGCTTCTCTGCTCCTTTGTGGCTTTCTATCATTAATCTCTACAACTGAAATAATCTTTTCCTTAATGCGATCTTCAACAATTTCTCCTTCAACTTCTTGAGACTGCAATCCAAGAAGAGAAAGGCATTCTTTCTGGAAGTCTGAGTCACTTGAAGACAAGATCAGGCCCGAGATTGATCTTGCAAGATCAGGGGCATAACTGCAAATCTGAGGATAAAGACAGTGATAAAAAGTCAGCTACCAATATTGAGAACTAAAATTGATAGATCAAAATCCTTGTGAACCAAGTAGCAAATAGGAAGCATCAAGCACCACATTTTGTGTTTCTtgcaacaaataaaaaaaattgatgcaGGAAGCAGGATTCACAATTCATTTTTAAGTTGTCTCCTAATCTTGTTCATTGATTTATTGAGCCTATGGATGCATCACTAGAGAGATTTTCATAGCTTTTGAATTGAGTCATGGCATAGCGCCATCTATCATCTAAATGTAAAATGTACTTTCCATGTGGAATCTGACAAGGGTAAGAACAACCAGTTGCACAAATGTGAGATATactaacataatttaaaataatactattatgaactaaagagaaaatagtTTGACTAGATAATAGCTCTGATACAACTTGCTCACACCATggaaacaaaaaacagaaaatgttAAATCTCTCAGGAAGGAATAAACATATAgaaaaatttaatatgttttGCCAAGGATACATCCATGATCAAAGCCAAGCAAAAACCTCCATTATTGATAATGATTATTGATAATGGAGATGATAGGAATATGAATTTTTGCCCAAAGTTTCTCAATAGAGCATCCCTCAAAGATAAAGCCAAAAAAGAAGGCCCTGTTTGgaaattattcttgaaaacagttttttgttctttagaacaaaaaagAGTTTTCCAATttagaaaacacatttgacaaacttttgataacaaaaaaaaaaacaatttttaagaatttgttatgaaaatatggtgttttttagaacaaatttgaaatgttttcaattttttttataaagtgcTATGAGTGACAACTGATAATATGAAGAATATTTTTGAGGACTTCTGCATAAATGTGTACTACCTTCACAAAGAATAAacagagaaaaatattttttgagaacaattcttaaaaacagacCCGAAATATTTTGATTAGTTCGAAAATAAGGATCTATACTAACACCCAGAAAAATAAACACAAACTATACACACAAGAGATCCtccaaaaattatacaaataccAAATTAATTCCAAGGTTactaaaagtaaataaataataatgtcccacctgataattttttttcaaaaattgtattaagaaatttaaaatacatgttagatgaacaaatttgttttattaatttcgTATTGAAGGACCCACTATTATAATCTATGATAGCCATTACCTAAAAGACTTTTTTCTGAGGAATTGGTGcacctaaaaattaaaatgtgtgtgtgtatgtgtgtgtgagagagagagtcaCCTTAAGTGCATGTGCACTGAGAAGAAGTCCAGTATATTTTGCCTTCAAATCATCCAATGCAAGCTTTACAGCCTTTTTTATAAGATTCCGGTCAAGTTCAGTCTTTCGCTTTGCTGGTGGTATCATGATCTTAGCAACAAGTCAAGGACTAGATACATAAAAGCATATAACATATACACTAAAGCATAGGAGCTATAACAAAAAGgcatgttttattttgttaaacatGTTAAGgtcatttttttgataggaaacatgTTAAGGTCATTTCTTGGGCAATATCAATAAGAAGATGCATAAAATACAATAATGGATATTGTTTATGGTAACAATGGAGGACAATATCGATATGGGCATAAGTTGGCAAATCCTCCCATTCTAGTAATGCAGAGCCATTTTGATCCACAAAGCTTCTCAAAGTCAAACCATAATTTTTCCAGTCAATGCTGATAAGTGCATTCATAGATGACTGGGAGATTGCACAAGGTGAGAAGTCATAGAAACACAAAACCTGGAAATAAATTTCATCAGTTCATCCCAGTGAAACTATAAACAAGCATGGGCTATGATTGAATACAATAAATGAGTACATTCACTGAAGTCAGCAAACACCAAATTTTCTATAGTTTAGCAAGACAGGCTCAAGCAagaatgaggaaaaagaaaatgatcatCATTTTCTCGGACTGAACTTATAGATGAGGATTTCTAGAAACCACACTGCTCATGAATGACAGTATTAGTCCTTTCTAAGGTTCTTAATTTCTTTGTTCTCAATGTCAATTACAATGCCCGTCACACTAACCAGGTTCCTCTATGCCAGAAGCCAGCTGCATGTGTTGGAAAATGGTGACCAATCACCGTAATGATGTGGCTATCCATGAAATAAGCATTTTTAGTGGCATATATTATGACCTGCTATGGTTACCATACACAGTCCAACTAAATTTCCAACCGCAGATCGACTATATGCTAATTTTAGCACTCTGCCTCTATTAAGGAGCTGAAACTGACATCATTGGATTGAGGATGAAGATCAATCCACAAATTGGCCACCTAGGTTGCTGCAAAGTGaatagagaatgaaaataattaaatgagtCATGGATTTTATCACTTAGCAGCCAAGTCCAACTGCAATAAGTTGCTGTTGTTCTCAATGCCTGAATTCGAAGATTAGGAGTTCTTTGATTCTTGTTATGTAATGTATGGAGGCCTAGAAGGACCTATGACCACACTCCCACCATTtagtttaaaacatttttcctcaaaatattTTGAGCCATCAGTACTGGGAGCTGAACTTAGGAATAACAAGATAATATAGGATTCTCAACTTAAAtggataaaatatatttaaatatgacCAAACAGTACAAGTAAAAGGCAAGTTTGGTAACAGAAGATATATTGAAATGGAAATTGACATGCTAACTATTCCAACCCCCATGAATGGGTGATTTAGAACTGTTAGCGATAGTATCAAAGGGTGGAAATGGAGAAAGATTAGAAAGAAGTAAGAAATTACCTATCATATGATGAGATGTTCCAAGACCAAAAATCCAAGAGCGATGGTTGAGGAACAAAGATGAGTACTACTTGAATTACCCAAAGTGGCAGTGGAAGTAGATGGAAGAATAGAATTTTTGACAAGAAAATCATATTCTGATTTGAGAAGTGTAACTTGCTCCTAAACAATAGTAGCAAGCATCTCCCCATAATAATAGCCTAATTAGCTAGGGTGCAAGTACCAAGAAGCTCCAAATAGAAATCAACAGTATGATTACTTCAACCAAAATGAGTACATTGCTTGATGCCACTACCTCCTCAACCAACTGTGGGTGTTACAGTCTCCACATTCACCATAAGCTCCAAGTGGAGAAGTTGAGCAACCAATAGGAGCAGCAAAGGTTAATGTATCAAATTTGTTAAGTTTAGAGGGGTTTAAGATGGCATGCTAGCATGGACAAATGCTTATCCAACAGTGGGTTCTTTTTCACTTGAAAGTATCTGTGAGTTCAAGCTCTGGCCAAATACCAGAGATGAATTTGGCCAAGCAAAATTCTTCTTAGTGGTGCTTCTGAATCTCTAGATCTAAAGTCAAAGGCTGATAGACTTTCAACTCTTCCTACATGTCCTTGAATTCCAAGTAATAATGTAATATTGTTAGACTGATGCCTTTTTGGATAAGCAAGATATTTGTGGAAAAATAACACATCTCAGCCAATTCCAAACATACTTACTAAAAATGAGATAGGAGACACAATACCTCTAGTTCTATGTTGTTCCAAAGACAAATCATGACTAGTGCATCCCCTACttcccaaatttcaattaacttTGCATATGTAGATTTAGGTTACCAGATACGAG is a genomic window of Vitis riparia cultivar Riparia Gloire de Montpellier isolate 1030 chromosome 1, EGFV_Vit.rip_1.0, whole genome shotgun sequence containing:
- the LOC117918276 gene encoding galactinol synthase 1; this encodes MAPGVPADVFTAGGKVSTLNAGYSKGAYVTFLAGNGDYVKGVVGLAKGLRKVKSAYPLVVAMLPDVPEEHREILKSQGCIIREIEPIYPPENQIQFAMAYYVINYSKLRIWNFEEYSKMVYLDADIQVYDNIDHLMDAPDGYFYAVMDCFCEKTWSHTPQYSVGYCQQCPDKVTWPAEMGSPPPLYFNAGMFVFEPSRLTYESLLHTLRITPPTAFAEQDFLNMFFQHMYKPIPLVYNLVLAMLWRHPENVELDQVKVVHYCAAGSKPWRYTGKEANMEREDIKMLVAKWWDIYNDKSLDFKAEDSVPEGEGFSRPSIMASMPEPAISYIPAPSAA
- the LOC117918250 gene encoding type 2 DNA topoisomerase 6 subunit B-like isoform X3; the encoded protein is MLTELPSKPKNGAKFSGTEISLSTLERMDDLLAEITHFFRKMLVLKIPNIAIELVIEHGDILGSRYGNFIQANECNHLPSPMSNIECLKSGLEDFVCKHGNSLNEKCFSCFPNREHLKVGSGLACRAESQRSTGQVMEAVIIISESSEPPSPCFSASGPKTEVLCFYDFSPCAISQSSMNALISIDWKNYGLTLRSFVDQNGSALLEWEDLPTYAHIDIVLHCYHKQIMIPPAKRKTELDRNLIKKAVKLALDDLKAKYTGLLLSAHALKICSYAPDLARSISGLILSSSDSDFQKECLSLLGLQSQEVEGEIVEDRIKEKIISVVEINDRKPQRSREAPSFLFENDCIQEQDLQAKEYEGEEAFNLFYP